Below is a window of Rattus rattus isolate New Zealand chromosome X, Rrattus_CSIRO_v1, whole genome shotgun sequence DNA.
tGATATTCCATGTCAAATACACTATGCCCCCAGAGTATTTCCAGGCATTCTGGGGCCTCAGGTCCTGCCTGATGCCTGATGCCCAATGCCCTCCTTTCAAAGCCTAACCTACTTATTCCTGGAGCCTCTCTGCATTCCCTGAGAAacaaggcaagcactctccctCCACCTGCTCACCTGACTCCTCCTCCCAGGGAACTGCCTAGGCACTCATGGGCTCTGCCTGGCATATGTGCTAGTATTGATCCTTCTTCCCCACCGCATCCAAGCatcagacaaagacagaaacagctgGAACATGTATGAAGTTTATTGAACAGAAACTTTTGCTGAAACTATTGAAGAGAAAGGGGTGGCAACACAGAACTCTCCACAGCCACTAGAAGCAACAGGTTCTGGGCCACCCTCCTGGAGCTTCTCAGAAGGGCATTGTCTGCCCACCACACTGGGATCCCTCTGCTATTTCTCCCTTCCTAAGGGCCCAAGAGGCACCTCTGACAATTTCCTCACTCTTTTAGGAACTCTCACAAGGGATTACCACTGTAGGGTGGCCCTGCACTATTCTTACACAAGATAGTCACAAGACACTGCAAGGCACAGCAAGTGATACCCCACCAACCCAAGGAATGATAGTCACAAGGAACAACAGGTGCAGAACAGCAGTACAGTCCCCAGGCCCCACCCATACCCAGTTCAGGACATCCTGTCCCAGACTGAAGTCAATCATAAGATGAGCATCAGCCAGTCCCTTGGCAACATCCATGGTTCCTGTCGGCTGCCAGGACTGGGTGGGAGAACTCTGGGGAGCACCCAAGCAggttagaacacacacacacacacacacacacacacacacacacacacacacacacccctctgcaGGAGAACAAACAGCAGGTGGCTGGCCTGGATGGATACCAGGAAAGTTGAGCAGGAATTCACAAcactgggtgggtgggaaagcagctaacatagcctaggctggtgcAGAAGCTCACAAGAAGTGGCCAGGGTGTAGAGGTGGCTGACCAGGTAGGTAGTAAGGGCCTCTACTTGCCCTCCTtaacacacacacctcactcacGGCTTTGTACAGGAGCAGCCAATGGTGGGTAAGCACACAATGGGGGAAGGGACTCACTGGGCAACTGGGTCACTATGAGCTTAACAGGTAAGAAGGCGGGGTTCCAGAGCAGGGGGTACAGCCTCTGGACAgtaatgggaaggggaaggggcatCCGTGTTGGGAGAGCCAGGCAGTAGGCAGAACCCTCAAGATGGCCTCTTCTGGAACGTCCACGCGTTTGGTATGGATGGCAGATGGAGGATGGTGCTCTGGTAATGCCGCCAGACCACCCCTCAGCTCGGCAGGGTTTGGGGCCAGCCTTGGCAGAGTTGAATTCACTGGCTCTCCCTGCTTGCTCTCTGGAATTCTCCAGCAGCCCTGGACAAAAGGGAGCAGAACAACCACGCCCCCaagcccaaccccacacacacagagtcctccTCCTGATGTTCTTCCATCTCCTGTTTGTTCACACAAAATCTGCCCTGCACACTCCCAGGCTCTCAGGCCAGCTGAGGGCATTAACCCTATGGTGCCATGTGCCCCAGCCTGGGGCTCTTCTCAGGCACTGGGGTCCTGTCAGGTGCCAAGAGGGAAACTGCCCTGTGTTGGCACTGCctaacccccatcccccatcctttGGTGGGTCCGGAGATTGGGGTTTCTGGGGCGGGGAGTTCACTCACGGAAGGACTCAAGGGTGCTGCCCTCATGGGGCTCCCCTAGAGCAGTGTAGATGATCCTGAAGACAGGCTGGATCCTGCGGCCTCCTCTCCTGggtactccctccctctctagctGTACTTGCTCCCAGGCACTGGTGTCCTCAGCCCAAGACAACCCCGTGGCGGGCTCCTGTATGGCCCAAATGGACTTGAGGTTGCTAGATTTCTTTGATTCAAGGCCTTACTGTCTTCTGCCTTTGCTTTGCTCATGTTCCCATCTGAGTTCTTGTGGCCCCACACATCTGTATCAGTTCCTTGAGGTTTCCTTCTCTGGTTCATCTTAGAGGCCTTGTGTCTGGTCATTATTGAGTTGAATGCAATGTACTTTTTCTTGATAGGGTTTTCTCCAACTGGTACTGGCTTAGGGGACTTGACTTCTGCGTGGTTACATTGCCCCTGTGTCTTTCTAAGGTCCCCTGTGATTTCTCTGACCTGTTCTTTTCCCTCCTTCAAATATCTCTTTTTTCTCCTTGGCTTATGGGAACAAAGGTTATCCTGTTCCCTGGAGCCTACTTGGTCTTGGGCTTGGGATGGCTCTTCTCCCAAGCCCAGCTCCTGTTTCCCTTCTCCATTGCAGCCTGTCTCTTCTGCTTTACTAAGGTCCGATTGGAAGGGTTAAAACAGTTTACTCTGATATGGCCATCTTCCCCACAACTATAGCAGAATGTGTCATAATTCTGCTTTCTTGTGCCTTGAGAACCATCCCTGGGCACACCTCCTCTTCGGtgctggcctctcctcctccGGCGGCGGCGGGAACCCTGGTAAGGCCTTGCCTCAAGAACACTGCCAAAGTCTGGAACAAACAGTGCCCTCTCCCTGCTGCCTATGTTAGCAGAACTTGGGCCTAACTCGAGCCCCTCAGAGCAACTCCTCTCTGGACCCCCAGTggcctcccattcttcctcttcctcacggAAAAGCTTCACTAGGGCAAGGAAACCAGGTGGCCTTCTACGCTGCTTCAGCATCTTAAGTTTTTCTCGAAGTTTTGCAGAAAGGATGGCCCCACCTAAGATTCGTTTCAGTCGGGTCTGATTCACATTCTTTCGAGATATTGCATTTTTCTCGAGGGCTTTTTGGAGCAGGGTCTCCAAACGCACCACAAAGCTAGAAACTTTCTCTCCTGGTTCCTGATAAGCCTTGCAAAATTTCAGCTGGGCAATTTTTCGGTTTTCCACAGACCCAAATACCTGCCTCAGGGCCTCCAGACACTCCTTCACTGTAATGGCAGCATTATTGGCACGGAGCACATTGACTACTTGTAGAGCAGGGCCTCTCAAGCATTCCATCAGCCTCCGCCTCTTTTCCACCTCAGGTACCTGCCACATCTGTAACATCTCAGTGGTGTGCTCAAGCCAGGAATCAAAGGCCAATAACCCTGGGATTGATATGGTGTTGCCAGAAAAGACCCTTAGTTCTCGGTACAACATTTGTTCTAACAGAGGCTGCATCACTGCACCTAGAGTCTGAGCCCAGGCCCAGAAATCTGCTGATATAGCCGTTTTGGTAGGTGAATAATTAGAGTGTGTCCCAAGGACCCTGTTCATGTCTGACACTGTGCGCCTCTCCTCTTCTAAGAAGTGATTCAGTCTATTAAGAAATTCATCATCTGAATTAGGGGGTTTCACAACCACTTCCCAGGGCCCACCCTTTCCTTCTATTTCCCTGGGCACTAAAGCATAGTCAAAATCACGTGCGAGTTCCACCAGAAAAGCCTGGGCATTTTCCTCCCTCCTAAACATCCTGCCGATGATTCTGTATCTTCCCAGATGCTTGAGAGCTTCGTGCAGAGTCTCCTCGAACTCATCCTCAGTACAGTCTTCCGGAATCCCCAGGATCAGCATAGACCTCTGGATGTTCAGATGCTCCCCCCTACACCAGTCCTGCAACAGGTTCAACGGCATGGCCCCAACTTCAAGAGATTCTAATGTGGGGGGTAAGCAGGATGTATATAAATCTGGGGCAAATTCCAGGAGATCTGTAGCCCCTCCGGGTCTCTAGAGTCTGTAAATAGGACGAAAGGAGATTAAtgcacccctgccccacccccacccctgcggCTCTTACCCCACCCACCTTCCACCTGCTTTTAGCAAAGACAATTCTATAGCTCCCCAATCCTGCATACTGCAGCCTCTTGCTCACCCTAAAGGCTGCAGCAGGCTCACCGGATTGGGCCCGCTGcagccccctccccatcccaaaGGCTGCAGCAATCCCACCCGATTGAGCAGAGGGGGCTGGCTGCCTGGGCCAGCCGCTTCCTCCTGGGATCTGGTACCTCTTCCTAAGGCAAGCTGCTTCTTCATTCAGTCCCGCAGCGAGGTTCCCAGACTGCTCAGAGAGGAGGCGGGGTCGAAAATCATTCTTTTCCAGGGTCTCTTGCCAGCTCCTTTGCTCTTTCTGGCCCTCTGGTCCCAGCACGTCGTCCAATGCGCCGGCGCCGCTCGCCACAGCTCTCTGCAGTGCGGACTTGGGGCGGGGGTGCTGTGGCGCTGGAGCACAGACCCTTCGCGTCGCCTGGGAGACAGCTGGTCCATTGGCGCATGAGGATCACACGACAAGTCTGTTGCCTAGGCCTTGGGCAACCTGGGGCCTTGGGTGACGTCACCTGCTGCTGCacatccccaacacacaccccgCTCTCGGCTCTCCCAGCGCAGGGGAccccttcccagtgctgtgaaTCAGTGTCCAGTTTCCTCCTGCCTTTGGCTGTCCCCAGCTGACATTATCCTGAATTCAGGCCAATCCCTCTCTCTCCGGAGAATAGACTTCAGTACTGCAGAGCGCTCAGGGGTCTCCCAAGAAGGGCATCAGAAAGCTGTGGTGCCCCCTCCAGCTCTATCTCCTGATCAGGGCCAGGAAGCAAGGGCTCTGAGGCTTCTTCACTCTGGTGAACCCCCTTATAGATTTAGTCCAGTAACAGAGCTAGCTGGGCAGCCAAAACCTGGACTAGGTAGATAGATTCCACATGAGCTCATATGAGCTCACACAGCCCATCCCACCAATCCCCACAGAGTATGCACCAACTGGGTAATGCCAGTCTCAATGGGAAGGGGATGCGGGTATATTCCCCACCATGGAATATATGTGCTTTGCTACCCCTGGTGCCACTGGCTAGCTTATAGAAGTGTGGtccagcatccaggcaggcctttCCTACTCTGCCTGCTGTATATCTGGGGTCTTGAAAAGCtgtttttgaaatatgaaatccAAACCCTCGGGTCTGTtttatcctctggcctctaatACCCTTACCCTTACATTTTGTATTTGgcagaggtggggttggggggtgttCTAGAAAGGCAGTTGAATGAGGGGTGTTCACGCAGAATATTGTCTGTGTGTTCTGTCAGTTCTATCCTAACCTTGTGCTTCTTTCCAGCCACACAAAAATGggtctgtgggggttggggatttagttcagtggtagaatgcttgcctagcaagcacaaggccctgagttcggtccccagttctgaaaaaaagaaaaagaaaaaaaatgggtctgTGATGTTTAATTGGAGTTTAGTTGCTCTCTCATCCAGCCTGGTCTTAGTATGTATGGGGGTATGGCACAGAATGCAATCTTCTGCTTGTTAATCTACCTGTTGTCAGGAACCGAACAGCAAAGATCCCTAtggattttcctttgttttgagtAGATTCTTACTATTTTGTTGTAAACTTCTTTTCAA
It encodes the following:
- the LOC116889153 gene encoding paraneoplastic antigen Ma3 homolog gives rise to the protein MPLNLLQDWCRGEHLNIQRSMLILGIPEDCTEDEFEETLHEALKHLGRYRIIGRMFRREENAQAFLVELARDFDYALVPREIEGKGGPWEVVVKPPNSDDEFLNRLNHFLEEERRTVSDMNRVLGTHSNYSPTKTAISADFWAWAQTLGAVMQPLLEQMLYRELRVFSGNTISIPGLLAFDSWLEHTTEMLQMWQVPEVEKRRRLMECLRGPALQVVNVLRANNAAITVKECLEALRQVFGSVENRKIAQLKFCKAYQEPGEKVSSFVVRLETLLQKALEKNAISRKNVNQTRLKRILGGAILSAKLREKLKMLKQRRRPPGFLALVKLFREEEEEWEATGGPERSCSEGLELGPSSANIGSRERALFVPDFGSVLEARPYQGSRRRRRRRGQHRRGGVPRDGSQGTRKQNYDTFCYSCGEDGHIRVNCFNPSNRTLVKQKRQAAMEKGNRSWAWEKSHPKPKTK